The following nucleotide sequence is from Vitis vinifera cultivar Pinot Noir 40024 chromosome 14, ASM3070453v1.
GGAGATTGAGATTAGCAGCGACGAAGATGGCTTCCGAGGCGCCTGGTTTGCCGGAACGGTGGTCAAACCGCCggcaaagaagaaaaacaaaaccctagTGGTTGTCGAGTACAAAACCATAATGGCTGACGAATCTGGAGCGAATCCGCTGAGAGAGACCATGGATGTGTTGCAGTTGAGGCCCCCGCCGCCTCGAGAGCGCTCTAGAACCTTCCAGATCAGCGAGGAGGTCGACGCGTATTACAATGATGGGTGGTGGGAGGGTGTGATCACCGAAGCTCATGAAAATTCGCGGTTCGCAGTGTTCTTCAGGACTTCCCGGGAGCAGTTGGAGTTTTCTGAGAACGACTTGAGGCTTCATCGCGAATGGATTAATGGGAACTGGGTTCCGCCATTGGAAGAAGAGGTATAGAAGTTGATCTACGGTGGTTGTTTTTGGGTTtgctttgattttctttctttatattgAGAATATCAAAGGAATGTCAGTTCTGTTGTTTGGTtgccatgaaaaataaattattacgtGCATTAGGAAAAAAGTTTTATAAGTGTTGAAACTTCAAGAAAACTAGGGCAAGTTCAAGGAAATTTTTAGAGCAATGCTGTTCACTCCTATGTGATAATACCCTTGATTTTTCGGTTTCCTGAAAATTGGTGTTGCATTTAAGGAATGTCAGTTCTGTTGTTTGGTTGCCatggaaaataagaagaaaaataaattattaagcaCATCAAAGTTTTATAAGTGTTGAAACTTTAAGAAAACTAGGGCAAGTTCAAGGAAAATTTTAGAGCAATGTTGTTCACTCCAATGTGATAATACCCTTGATTTTTCAGTTTCCGAAAGGCGGTGATGCATTTAAGGGATCACTGATAAGACGGTTACCTAGAATTTCCTTTtgaaagaaatgatgaagaaactgTAGTGAGAATTGAAATTATATACATTATTTACCTTGTAGTGACAGTGCTTTATGTACATGATTACAAAACTATCTTAAGTTCTTTGTGGAAAGCTTATGGTATCTCTCTCTGGTGGAGACTTTTTCAGtttgagaaaaaagaaacaagttgAAGATGTTCCAATTGTAAAGGAGTAAGGAAGGATATTTCAACAAAGAAAATGGCCTGAATGTAAAAACATGAATACCTCTTTTTGAATCAAATGGTTCTTCATAATCATCTGCTATTCTGTATATTTTATCCCTtgcttttctttcctttgtgcTGTTGCCATGCTTAATTTAAGCACACAGCATGTTAAAATTTGGACTGCAGAAAGTTAAAACAGAAGAGAAGTCAGCAGTTGATGTTAGCAGTGTGTTTAGTGAAGGGACACTGGTTGAGGTCAGCAGTGATGAAGATGGTTTTCAGGGCGCCTGGTTTGCTGCAACTATTGTTAAAGTAATAGGGAAGGACAAACTCATGATTGAGTACAAAAGCCTAAGGACAGATGATGATACTGATTTTTTGAGAGAAGAGGTTGATGCTTTGCACATTAGGCCTTATCCTCCAGAAACTGTAGTGGTTGACCGTTTCAATCTGCTTGAAGAGGTCGATGCTTTGTACAATGATGGATGGTGGGTGGGCGTGATTTCCAAAGTTCTTAGTCGATCATGTTACGTAGTCTATTTCAGGAGCACCAATGAAGAAATGAAGTTTGACCACTCTGATTTAAGGCTTCATCAAGATTGGATTGATGGCAAATGGGTTAAGGCTTCCCAGGTATGACTTCTAGGTACTCTAACAAATTTCCTGATTGCACATTTGGTAATGTGGATACTTGTTTGGGACACTGGAAAATCCAGTCTTGTTTGCACAAGGGTTTTAGATTTGCTATAAAGCCACAATCAGGTTTCCATGAGAGGAGCTTGTTCGTTCTTGATTTATAGTCGTAATTGGACTAATTATTGTATAGGTTTCCATATATAGTGGAGTTTGAGTCATATTCTGATTAGATCTTGTATTTTATGCGGAGgatctctcatccttctcttgatCTATATCAATATACAATATatctttgtttctgataaaaatgaaaaataaagccACATCCAGGTTTCCAATTGAGATTAAGATGGTCCACTTGAGCTTAATTGGGATGAAATCAAGTTAAGAAATTTAGATGGTTTCAAAAAAAGTATTCAGAAAATTTTAGCAGTTTtgaatctttttcctttttctttttctgaatATTCAAGAATTTCATATCTTCATTGGAACTCCTGAATTGGTGGCATAGTTTGAATCTTGCCACCTTTATTTTCCTTCGAAAATCTCACTTCTctgatttttctgtttttggGTAAAATTTATACTTGTTATTGAAATTCCATGCTTGGTTGCCTAACTGAGAATCCTGGCCAGGCTCTGGAGTTGTGATTATTGAAGAAGTGCAAGAGGCTTGTTCATACAGCAGAATCAGCATATTTTTCATCTTGAGTTTGATTGTTTATTGCCTTTGATTTGAGGGCCTTTTGTGTTAAGGTGGCAGCATAATATGAGTGCTTCCTCTGATTTGAATTTCAGATTTCTCCAGTTCTCCTATCAGACAAGCTGTCTAGTGGCCTTTATATCCATACAGTTAGGCATTCTTATGGATTTCTTTTTTGTAATTGTGGAGTCTCTTTATTGCAACCCTTACCACTTCACAATTATTACAGCTATAACTTTTCATGTAATTATTTCTAGTTCATACATATACATAGACATTGTTTATGAGATCAAGTGTTGAGTTTTTCTCCTCATGTGATAATGGCTTCTTGATTTGCGTCTCTATGCCTAATTTAGCAACTTGTTAAATAGGCCTGGGTTCGGTATTGCTCATTGATCATGTGCTTTGAAAGTATTGAACTTAAAGTCATCTTGCTGTATTAGTATATGAGAATTAAATTAGAGTGGTTATGAAAGGCTTTAATAATAACAGTTATCTGACTTTGTCCTAGCTCTCAACCACTATCTTTAATCTTTCTGTCATAAAAGCCAGTACACTAGAGCCATATAGGAAGAGGCATTCATCACTTGAAAAGGAATATGAATTCCTCTTTTCTTGGAGTGGGTTCAAGCTTGGATGGACCTTGTCTCTCTTAATTGTGAACTTGTGTGAAATTATTAAACAATAAAACCAGAACATGATCAAGAAACC
It contains:
- the LOC100266586 gene encoding protein AGENET DOMAIN (AGD)-CONTAINING P1 isoform X2, encoding MDYFKKGAEIEISSDEDGFRGAWFAGTVVKPPAKKKNKTLVVVEYKTIMADESGANPLRETMDVLQLRPPPPRERSRTFQISEEVDAYYNDGWWEGVITEAHENSRFAVFFRTSREQLEFSENDLRLHREWINGNWVPPLEEEKVKTEEKSAVDVSSVFSEGTLVEVSSDEDGFQGAWFAATIVKVIGKDKLMIEYKSLRTDDDTDFLREEVDALHIRPYPPETVVVDRFNLLEEVDALYNDGWWVGVISKVLSRSCYVVYFRSTNEEMKFDHSDLRLHQDWIDGKWVKASQALEL
- the LOC100266586 gene encoding protein AGENET DOMAIN (AGD)-CONTAINING P1 isoform X1; the encoded protein is MVPRQKPLTPNSPMDYFKKGAEIEISSDEDGFRGAWFAGTVVKPPAKKKNKTLVVVEYKTIMADESGANPLRETMDVLQLRPPPPRERSRTFQISEEVDAYYNDGWWEGVITEAHENSRFAVFFRTSREQLEFSENDLRLHREWINGNWVPPLEEEKVKTEEKSAVDVSSVFSEGTLVEVSSDEDGFQGAWFAATIVKVIGKDKLMIEYKSLRTDDDTDFLREEVDALHIRPYPPETVVVDRFNLLEEVDALYNDGWWVGVISKVLSRSCYVVYFRSTNEEMKFDHSDLRLHQDWIDGKWVKASQALEL